From the genome of Caminicella sporogenes DSM 14501:
ATTTATTAGATGAAAATTTAAATTTAGTTGATAGCAAAACTATTCATAGGTATTATTTAGAAAGTCGTAAAAATCACTGTATAATAGGAGAAAAAAATTTAAAAGCATATCCATTTTTAACAGATGTTACAGGTGTTATAAAATATCATCATGAAACTTATTCTGGAACGGGTTTTTTTGGATTGAGAAATAACGAGATACCATTAATGTCTCAAATAATACATTTTGGAGATACTTTGGAAAATAGTTTTAACTTAAAAAAATCTTCTACCAAGGATATAGAAAAGATTTATAAATTTATAAGTTTAAATAAAGGAATATTGTTTTCACCTATTATTGTGGATACTTTTTTAGATGTTAGCAAGAATATTTCTTTTTGGTTAAATATGAGAGATGAGTTTATAGATTATGCTCTGCATGAGTATGTTCCTAAGAGAACAGTTGATTTGACTTGGAAAGAGATAAAGCAAATTACAGATGTATTTTCAAATATAATAGACTCAAAATCAAAATTTACGCTAAGACATTCTAGAGGTTTAACCGAAAAGGTGTCAATTATGGCAGATTATTATGGGAAAAATAGCGATGAAAAAATGAAATTGATGATTGCTGCAGATTTACATGATTTAGGAAAGTTGGCAGTTAACACTTCTATTTTAGATAAGCCTGGTAAATTGACTCGTGAGGAATTTGAAATAATTCAAAAACATCCTTATTATACGAGAATAACTTTAAGGCAGATAGAAGGTTTTAGAGAAATAACAGAGTGGGCTTCAAATCATCATGAAAAATTAAATGGTTCTGGGTATCCATATGGATTAACTGAAAAGGAATTGGATTTTAATTCCAGATTAATGGCTTGTTTAGATGTTTATCAAGCTTTGACAGAAGATAGACCTTATAGAGAAAAATTAACTCATAATGAGGGTATAAAAATATTAAAAAGTATGGCAAAAGATAATTTGCTTGATGGTTACATAGTTGAAGATATAGATAAAGTTATGAAATGAAAATTTTAAAAAGATTTATTTTGTTTTAATTTGGTCTTGAAAAAAGACCTATTTTTTATGGAGAAAATAATTGTTAATACAAATAATATAAATAATGCTATAATATTCTGAGAGTGACTGTGAGGTGTAGTATATGAAAAGAAGTTTATCAGAAGAGAAAAATAATACTGTTGGAAGTATATGTAAAGTATTAATACCATTTAGTGAAAGAAAACCACTTGAAGAAATAGAAAGATTAATAGTTAAAGGATTTAGAAAAAAGATTTGGAAACAATTTGTAAAAGCAATAGATGAGTATAGTCTAGTAAAAAATGGAGATAAAATAGCAGTTGCAATTTCTGGGGGAAAAGATAGTATACTTATGGCAAAGCTTTTTCAAGAGTTAAAACGATACGGTAAGATGAATATTGAATTGGAATTTATAGTTATGGATCCCGGATATAATGAAAATATTAAGAAACTTTTAATAGATAATTGTAAGTATTTAAATATACCTATAAAGATTTTTGAAT
Proteins encoded in this window:
- a CDS encoding HD-GYP domain-containing protein; this translates as MKFNLNKFLFSVSYALDFVEMDILGVSTNHSKRVAYMSAVIGKALNLTEEEVFDLVSLSILHDNGASQNLLDENLNLVDSKTIHRYYLESRKNHCIIGEKNLKAYPFLTDVTGVIKYHHETYSGTGFFGLRNNEIPLMSQIIHFGDTLENSFNLKKSSTKDIEKIYKFISLNKGILFSPIIVDTFLDVSKNISFWLNMRDEFIDYALHEYVPKRTVDLTWKEIKQITDVFSNIIDSKSKFTLRHSRGLTEKVSIMADYYGKNSDEKMKLMIAADLHDLGKLAVNTSILDKPGKLTREEFEIIQKHPYYTRITLRQIEGFREITEWASNHHEKLNGSGYPYGLTEKELDFNSRLMACLDVYQALTEDRPYREKLTHNEGIKILKSMAKDNLLDGYIVEDIDKVMK